From the Callithrix jacchus isolate 240 chromosome 22, calJac240_pri, whole genome shotgun sequence genome, the window GCGTTTCCTACCAGTCTCGGGCCCTTAGCTGCTTTCACCTGCTTTCCAGGATGTTGAGGCTTCCACTCTCCTACGATCACCATCATAGGAACATCcccagcgttttttttttttttttgtctgagacagagtttcactcttgttgcccaggctgcagtgatctcggctcactgcaacctccacctgcctgtgcctcccaccgtcttgggaattacaggtgtgagccgcctcgGAGGCCCGTCTCCCAGCCTTTTAAACCAGTCGTCTGTTGATGGGTGTTGAAGCTgctctgagattttcttttccttttctggggGGAGgggccgaggctggagtgcagtggtgcggtcactgctctgcaacctccgtgtcctgAGCTCAGGTcacccccccacctcagccttctgagctgctgggactgcaggcacatgccaccacacccggctaacttttttttttttaaatggtggggtttcaccatgttgcccaggtgaaCGTCTGGTCTCAAACatcggggctcaagtgatcctctcgccttggccttctaaagttttgggattatggCGGGAGCCGATGTGCCCAGCCTGCTGTGAGACTTTCATCCCCTGCACATCATGTCATTTCATACACAAACTAGTATATTTGTGAGATCAGTTTATAAAAGGTGATTGCTTGGGTCAAAAGGTTAGTTGTGGCCAAGCGTGATGGCTTATGCCTCTCACCCCTgcacttcaggaggttgaggctggaggactggcggagcccaggagcctgagaccagtctgggtgagagtgaAATATGAGTTAGTAAGTTTGGGAAGTCTTGTCATATTGCCTTTAAGTCCCCCCCAGCTAGGTTGGTGGGGGTCAGGGAACTCGGGAGTGTGGTAGGTTTCCCTTTAGGAACTGAAGTGAtcgtttttttgaaatggagtttttgctctttcATTCGTGTGTTAGCGTGtatcagcacttcattcctttctctcttaatttctttatttcctgctctgccttttctttccttttttcttttttagatggaatttcatttttattgcccaggctggagttcagtggcgccatctcagctcactgcaacctctgcctcccgagttcaggtgattctcctgcctcagtcctggagtagctgggattacaggcacctgccaccacatctggttaaatttttgtgtgttttcttcgtagagatggggtttcaccattttggccaggctggtcttgaactccagcctcaggtgatgcacccaccttggccttacaaagtgctgggattacaggcgagagccaccggcGCCATccttaagtgatttttaaaaagagattatcATAGCGATCGCACAAATCCATTTGAAGCCAGTTCCCACTGTAATGTCATTTTCCTGGTAAACGCATCTGCGAGCATCTTATCTAATAGACGATGCTGTTTTGAGAACATAACCATGCTGTTACTTATTAACTCAAGCCCACCCGGTTGAAAACAAAATCGTAACATCGCCTGATACCCAGCTCACATAAAATTTCTGCTCCTACCTCAAAAATGTCCAGAGCGACGTGTGAATTTTAAAAGagttaaggctgggcgtggtagctcatgcttgtaatcccagcactttgggaggccaaggtcggtggattatctgaggtcagcagttcaagactaacctggccaacatggtaaagccccgtctcatttataaaaaagaaaaaataataataaaataaaataaaacagagttaAGAGGGTTTGTGgcggccaggtgaggtggctcacgcctataatcccagcactttgggaggctgaggcaggcagatcacgaggtcaggagtttgagaccatcctggccaacatggtaaaatctcatcactaccaaaaatacaaaaaaaattagctgggtgtggtggcgcacgcctgtagtaccagctactcaggaggctgaggcaggggagtctcTTGAACTCAGGCGGTGAAGgatgccgtgagccgagatggtgccactgcactacagcctaggcgacagaaagactccatctcaaaaaaaaaaaaaagacggttTGTGGCTTCCACTCACTAAGTTCTCTGAACCCAGTGGGGTCCCCAGGCTCTAGCCCCCGGGGGAAGTCAGGGGCAGGCCTCCAGGGGGACTGACGGGCCGCCCCTGTCTTCCTGCAGTGGTGACCATCATCAAGGggaaggtggaggaggtggagctCCCGGTGGAGAAGGTGGACATCATCATCAGCGAGTGGATGGGCTACTGCCTCTTTTATGAGTCCATGCTCAACACCGTGCTCTATGCCCGAGACAAGTGGCTGGTGAGGCCCCCAGCGGGACGGGCGCAGCTCGCGTGGGCTGGGGTCCAGGCAGAAGATGAAAACCAGGCTCGATTTTTCCCACAGACGGGACTCCTGTAGGGGCTGGCTGCCAGGTGTGACAGGCCCTGGAGCTAGACAGTGGCAGGGTGATGGTGCGAATTTGCTTTTCCTCTCAGAGCAGCCAGGGAGGTTCTAAGGCTCCCCAGAGCCTCTGCGGGACAGGAGCTGACTGAGATGTACCTGAGGGTCCTCTGGCAGCCGGCCGTGTGGGAAATAGACCAGGGGGTGTGGGGGTGAGTGCAGCTGCATGGTGAAGTGGCTGAGACCAGGGCAGGAGGCCACGTCTTGAGGCAAAACTAGGGGCAGTGTTGCCAGGCCCCACCCTCACCCTGCCCTCTGCAGGCGCCCGATGGCCTCATCTTCCCAGACCGAGCTACGCTGTACGTGACGGCCATCGAGGACCGGCAGTACAAAGACTACAAGATCCACTGTGAGTGCGCGCCCGGGAGCTGCGGGCGGGGCCGGGGCAGGCTGCTGCGGGCtcacccctccctgcctgcctccccaggGTGGGAGAATGTGTATGGCTTCGACATGTCTTGCATCAAAGATGTGGCCATCAAGGAGCCCCTAGTGGACGTGGTGGACCCAAAACAGCTGGTCACCAACGCCTGCCTCATAAAGGTGAGGGGGTGGGTGTGCCAGGTGCCCTACATCGAAACCAAAGAGAGGCCATCCCCTGGCCCTGGTGCAGGGCTTTGGGGCCCAGAGTGTTGGCCTGAGGTCTCAGAACCTGACCTGCCAGCCAGAGGGGTGCTAGAGGCCCAGCAAAGCCACTTTGTCCTTTAACTATCTTGGTGCGCGCTGCTGTGGGAGAGCCAGGCTTGGCACTTGGCGTCTGGCGGTGAGGCAGGCTGGCCCTGCCTCCTCCGAAGCCGGCAGCTAAAGCCCGATGAGACCTGTGCACGGGAAGGCAGAACACCAGGGCGACGAGCGGGTACACAGGCACACGGGCCACTGCAGAGGAGCCCAGGGGATGGGCAGGCTCCGagacgcgcctgtggtcccagacgcgcctgtggtcccagctgctcgggaggctgggcGGGAGGATCGCCTgggcctgggagttcaaggctgcagtgagctgtatcacgtcaccactccagcctgggccaccgtgttttcttttttacttttttacttctgAGACTTGGCGACAGCGACTGTTTGTTGAGCTGGGATGTTCGAGCTGGGTGAAGCTGGGTGGCTGGCGGGGGGTTCCTGGCGGGGAGGAGGGAGCTGTTAAGCCGGGGAGGAGAGGAGACTGGAGGGGCAGGGACCCCACTGGGGCCACCCTCTTGAGAGCCGGGGAGCTGGCGCAGGGTTTGAGGTCGGCGTTTGGGTTGCTATTTGAAGTCCCCACCTTGGTGGACTTGTCAAGGGGTTGGGGACAGGGCAGATCTGGGGACCTGCATTCCAGGAGGTCTGGCGGTAGGGTCAGGGCTGAGGAGGCTCTGGACAGCGGTAGGGTAGAGTGCCAGGTTTGGGTGTGGGAGAGAAGGGAGCTAGGAATCTgggcttgaacccagcagtttgTTGGGAGCCAGACATGCAGGATGAGGAATGAATGAGGAGCCAAGGCTGGGCGCCGGTGAGGGGGTGGCCAGCAGGAAGGGGACAACAGGGTCACAGGCCCTCGGGGagctgagggagggaggagggcatgATGCGTGCTGGGGACACATCCGGGAGCTTGCTGTCTCCTGTCCTGCAGGAGGTGGACATCTACACTGTCAAGGTGGAAGACCTGACCTTCACTTCGCCGTTCTGCCTGCAAGTGAAGCGGAATGACTACGTGCATGCCCTGGTGGCCTACTTCAACATCGAGTTCACACGCTGCCACAAGAGGACCGGCTTCTCCACCAGTGAGGCggggcaggcagggctggggccgTCCCCGAGCCAGGGACACCCATGTGGGGGGGGACAGAAACGGGCAGAGAGCCATGGGGACACGGATGTTCCAGTGCAAACTCTGCCATGTAGCTGTCACGTggccttgggcctcagtttccccgtcCACAGAAGGCTGACACAGTCCCTGTCTCCAAACGTCAGTGACGGGGAAGTGACTCACGAACAGCACTCCTGTCAGCTGTCATGGGGGTGGGCGTTCCAGCACAGGGaacgggaggccaaggctggggtggggccagcaggctgaggctggctgaCCCGGCCACGCCCGCAGGCCCGGAGTCCCCGTACACGCACTGGAAGCAAACGGTGTTCTACATGGAGGACTACCTGACCGTGAAGACGGGTGAGGAGATCTTCGGCACCATCGGCATGCGGCCCAACGCCAAGAACAACGTGAGGCTCCCGGGCAGGGCCGGGGAGGGCACGGGATGAGGGCAGCTGGGGCGGATGGGggcagatgggggtgggggagcaggtGCCTCTGCCTGTTCCCAGGTCCCTGAGCTCCTCAGCCCACACCTGTCTACACAGCAGGATTTCTTGAGCATTTACTAGAAGCTGGGCCTGGGGACCCAGGCCAAACCCTCGCCGTCCTGGTACTTCCACTCTAGACAAGGGGATCAGTGATAGGGAGCCGCCAGTCGGAGGTGGCCTCTGTCAGGCTGGGAGCAGGGCAGACAGGTGTTGTGAGTGGGCTGCAGGGCAAGAGGCGGTCCTCAGCAGAGTGCACGGGGCTTCCTCGCCCAGTGTCAGGCCTGAGGAAAAAGGCAGCTGTTTGGTGTGTTTTCCGatcccctttctttttcctcctgagCACCTGGCAGGAGCTGCCATCACCTAAGACGGGGCTTCCAGGAGAGTGGGTCTAGGCAGAGGTCCAGTGTGGCAGGTCTGAGCAGCAGGAGGACGGAAGGCCTGGAACCTGGAGTCTCAGGGAGCGGTCTGGGCTAGAAGTGTGGGTCCCGGCCCATGGGTGCAAGGCCAGGTGGCACTCAGGGCAGTCACAGAGTGTGGACCCCAGGATGCTCCTGAGCCCGTGACAGCAGCAATTCTCAACTTGGTGGGTTCATTGCCCCCCACAGAGAATGTTTGTTACCATCTGTAGACACTCATGGTTGTCACTTGGGAGAAGGGGTGctcctggcatctggtgggtagggACAGAGGGGATGGTAAACGTCCCACATCCACATGACTGCCCCCTACAAAGACTCATGCGGCCCCCAAGGGACCATGGTGCCAGCTGGGAAAGACaccagagagggaggaggtggccTCCAGACCATCGGCGACAAGTCATCTTCACATGCTGGAGGGTATAGGGGGTCTCCAGGAAGGCTGGGAGTAGAGGAGCGGAGACAGCGGGCTGGACCGTTTTGTTTCACTGTAAAGTTTGCCTGAGGAGGAAGTGGGCTCgggaaaggttttgttttttacgAAAGAAGCAATCActccattgctgatgggaatcGTCTTGATGGGGAAACCCAAAGGTAAGGGACAGCAGCCGGGCTCTGTGTCGAGTGAGCCTAGTGGGCTTGAGGGTGTCCATGTGGAGCTGTCACTTGCCAGGGTCAGGTCAGCTGCTCGGGCAGGATCCCCGGTTGGGGTCTGCAGCGTGGAGACGGCAGGAAGCCGGAGCCCACCTGGGTCTCGGGGAGGGCGCGTCATCACGTGACCGGTCTGCGGCCCCTGCCGCCACCTCCTGATGGGGTTCCGCCCTCACACCCCCCTCTCCCACAGCGGGACCTGGACTTCACCATCGACTTGGACTTCAAGGGCCAGCTGTGCGAGCTGTCCTGCTCCACCGACTACCGGATGCGCTGAGGC encodes:
- the PRMT1 gene encoding protein arginine N-methyltransferase 1 isoform X2, translating into MAAAEAANCIMEVSCGQPESSEKPNAEDMTSKDYYFDSYAHFGIHEEMLKDEVRTLTYRNSMFHNRHLFKDKVVLDVGSGTGILCMFAAKAGARKVIGIECSSISDYAVKIVKANKLDHVVTIIKGKVEEVELPVEKVDIIISEWMGYCLFYESMLNTVLYARDKWLAPDGLIFPDRATLYVTAIEDRQYKDYKIHWWENVYGFDMSCIKDVAIKEPLVDVVDPKQLVTNACLIKEVDIYTVKVEDLTFTSPFCLQVKRNDYVHALVAYFNIEFTRCHKRTGFSTSPESPYTHWKQTVFYMEDYLTVKTGEEIFGTIGMRPNAKNNRDLDFTIDLDFKGQLCELSCSTDYRMR
- the PRMT1 gene encoding protein arginine N-methyltransferase 1 isoform X1, giving the protein MAAAEAANCIMENFVATLANGMSLQPPLEEVSCGQPESSEKPNAEDMTSKDYYFDSYAHFGIHEEMLKDEVRTLTYRNSMFHNRHLFKDKVVLDVGSGTGILCMFAAKAGARKVIGIECSSISDYAVKIVKANKLDHVVTIIKGKVEEVELPVEKVDIIISEWMGYCLFYESMLNTVLYARDKWLAPDGLIFPDRATLYVTAIEDRQYKDYKIHWWENVYGFDMSCIKDVAIKEPLVDVVDPKQLVTNACLIKEVDIYTVKVEDLTFTSPFCLQVKRNDYVHALVAYFNIEFTRCHKRTGFSTSPESPYTHWKQTVFYMEDYLTVKTGEEIFGTIGMRPNAKNNRDLDFTIDLDFKGQLCELSCSTDYRMR
- the PRMT1 gene encoding protein arginine N-methyltransferase 1 isoform X3, producing MSLQPPLEEVSCGQPESSEKPNAEDMTSKDYYFDSYAHFGIHEEMLKDEVRTLTYRNSMFHNRHLFKDKVVLDVGSGTGILCMFAAKAGARKVIGIECSSISDYAVKIVKANKLDHVVTIIKGKVEEVELPVEKVDIIISEWMGYCLFYESMLNTVLYARDKWLAPDGLIFPDRATLYVTAIEDRQYKDYKIHWWENVYGFDMSCIKDVAIKEPLVDVVDPKQLVTNACLIKEVDIYTVKVEDLTFTSPFCLQVKRNDYVHALVAYFNIEFTRCHKRTGFSTSPESPYTHWKQTVFYMEDYLTVKTGEEIFGTIGMRPNAKNNRDLDFTIDLDFKGQLCELSCSTDYRMR
- the PRMT1 gene encoding protein arginine N-methyltransferase 1 isoform X4; amino-acid sequence: MVGVAEVSCGQPESSEKPNAEDMTSKDYYFDSYAHFGIHEEMLKDEVRTLTYRNSMFHNRHLFKDKVVLDVGSGTGILCMFAAKAGARKVIGIECSSISDYAVKIVKANKLDHVVTIIKGKVEEVELPVEKVDIIISEWMGYCLFYESMLNTVLYARDKWLAPDGLIFPDRATLYVTAIEDRQYKDYKIHWWENVYGFDMSCIKDVAIKEPLVDVVDPKQLVTNACLIKEVDIYTVKVEDLTFTSPFCLQVKRNDYVHALVAYFNIEFTRCHKRTGFSTSPESPYTHWKQTVFYMEDYLTVKTGEEIFGTIGMRPNAKNNRDLDFTIDLDFKGQLCELSCSTDYRMR
- the PRMT1 gene encoding protein arginine N-methyltransferase 1 isoform X5, whose product is MVSCGQPESSEKPNAEDMTSKDYYFDSYAHFGIHEEMLKDEVRTLTYRNSMFHNRHLFKDKVVLDVGSGTGILCMFAAKAGARKVIGIECSSISDYAVKIVKANKLDHVVTIIKGKVEEVELPVEKVDIIISEWMGYCLFYESMLNTVLYARDKWLAPDGLIFPDRATLYVTAIEDRQYKDYKIHWWENVYGFDMSCIKDVAIKEPLVDVVDPKQLVTNACLIKEVDIYTVKVEDLTFTSPFCLQVKRNDYVHALVAYFNIEFTRCHKRTGFSTSPESPYTHWKQTVFYMEDYLTVKTGEEIFGTIGMRPNAKNNRDLDFTIDLDFKGQLCELSCSTDYRMR